One region of Octopus sinensis linkage group LG30, ASM634580v1, whole genome shotgun sequence genomic DNA includes:
- the LOC118768541 gene encoding zinc finger protein 271-like isoform X2, protein MEKSEKLEEIVFPEDAEKGGRNLSHDCDVCKKSFSHKGYLNVHKRIHTKEKPFRCEICGKSFSQSSALTSHKRIHTGEKPYQCNICGKSFSWRGVFTNHKHSHTGETPYSCDICGKSFSQKHNLTLHQRIHTGEKPFHCEICGKSFSRKIELISHQRIHTGEKPYQCNICNKSFCHLCSLSIHKRVHTGEKPYQCNICSKSFSNQSDLKSHKRSHTGEKPYQCNICNKSFCHLSTLSTHKRVHTGEKPYQCNICSISFSRSNSLITHKRIHTGEKPFQCLICGKSFSARSTFISHKRVHTGEKPYQCNICSKSFSNQSDLKSHKRSHTGEKPYQCNICNKSFCHLSTLSTHKRVHTGEKPYQCNICSISFSQSNSLITHKRIHTGEKPFQCLICGKSFSARSTFISHKRVHTGEKPYQCNICSKSFSNQSDLKSHKRSHTGEKPYPCHVCGKSFSSARNLTTHALVHTGKK, encoded by the coding sequence atggaaaaaagtgaaaaactagAGGAGATAGTTTTTCCTGAAGATGCAGAAAAAGGAGGGAGAAACTTATCACATGACTGTGATGTCTGTAAAAAGTCATTCTCTCATAAGGGTTACTTGAAtgtgcacaaacgtattcatacaaaagagaagccatttcgctgtgaaatctgtggtaaatcattctctcaaagtagtgctTTAActtctcataaacgtattcatacaggagagaagccatatcagtgtaacatctgtggtaaatcattctcttggcGTGGTGTTTTTACTAATCATAAACATTCCCATACAGGAGaaacaccatattcttgtgatatctgtggtaaatcattctctcaaaaacatAATTTGACTTtacaccaacgtattcatacaggcgaaaagccatttcactgtgaaatctgtggtaaatcgttctctcgaAAAATTGAGTTGATTtcacaccaacgtattcatacaggggagaagccatatcagtgcaaCATCTGTAACAAATCTTTCTGTCACTTGTGTAGCCTAAGTattcacaagcgtgttcatacaggagagaagccatatcaatgtaacatctgtagtaaatcattctctaaccaAAGTGATTTAAAATCTCACAAACGTtcccatacaggggagaagccatatcagtgcaaCATCTGTAACAAATCTTTCTGTCACTTGAGTACTCTAAGTactcacaagcgtgttcatacaggagagaagccatatcaatgtAACATCTGTAGTATATCATTCTCTCGGAGTAATAGCCTAAttactcataaacgtattcatacaggggagaagccatttcaatgtctcatctgtggtaaatcattctctgcccGAAGTACTTTCATTtctcacaagcgtgttcatacaggagagaagccatatcagtgtaacatctgtagtaaatcattctctaaccaAAGTGATTTAAAATCTCACAAACGTtcccatacaggggagaagccatatcagtgcaaCATCTGTAACAAATCTTTCTGTCACTTGAGTACTCTAAGTactcacaagcgtgttcatacaggagagaagccatatcaatgtAACATCTGTAGTATATCATTCTCTCAGAGTAATAGCCTAAttactcataaacgtattcatacaggggagaagccatttcaatgtctcatctgtggtaaatcattctctgcccGAAGTACTTTCATTtctcacaagcgtgttcatacaggagagaagccatatcagtgtaacatctgtagtaaatcattctctaaccaAAGTGATTTAAAATCTCACAAACGttcccatacaggagagaagccatatccgtgtcatgtctgtggtaaatcattctcttcagCCAGAAACTTGACTACACACGCACTTGTTCATACAGGGAAAAAGtga
- the LOC118768541 gene encoding zinc finger protein 271-like isoform X1, with translation MTDVYKKAFFQRSSLNKQKRVHTGKMPYSCNICSKSFSGCSALADHKRIHTGEKPYQCDVCNKSFTVNCNLINHKRIHTGEKPYQCNICSKSFSLGSTLTKHKRIHTGETPYSCNICGKSLSSKSSLTSHKRIHTGEKPYPCDICGLSFSVSSALISHKRIHTGEKPYPCDICGKSFSQSSALTSHKRIHTGEKPYQCNICGKSFSWRGVFTNHKHSHTGETPYSCDICGKSFSQKHNLTLHQRIHTGEKPFHCEICGKSFSRKIELISHQRIHTGEKPYQCNICNKSFCHLCSLSIHKRVHTGEKPYQCNICSKSFSNQSDLKSHKRSHTGEKPYQCNICNKSFCHLSTLSTHKRVHTGEKPYQCNICSISFSRSNSLITHKRIHTGEKPFQCLICGKSFSARSTFISHKRVHTGEKPYQCNICSKSFSNQSDLKSHKRSHTGEKPYQCNICNKSFCHLSTLSTHKRVHTGEKPYQCNICSISFSQSNSLITHKRIHTGEKPFQCLICGKSFSARSTFISHKRVHTGEKPYQCNICSKSFSNQSDLKSHKRSHTGEKPYPCHVCGKSFSSARNLTTHALVHTGKK, from the exons ATGACTGATGTCTATAAAAAGGCTTTCTTTCAAAGGAGCAGCTTGAATAAGCaaaaacgtgttcatacagggaagatgccatattcctgtaatatctgcagtaaatcattttctggCTGCAGTGCTTTAGCTgaccataaacgtattcatacaggagagaaaccatatcagtgtgacgtCTGTAACAAATCTTTCACGGTAAATTGTAACCTAattaatcacaaacgtattcatacaggagagaagccttatcagtGCAACATCTGTAGCAAATCTTTCTCTCTAGGAAGTACCCTAAcgaagcacaaacgtattcatacaggtgagacaccatattcctgtaatatctgtggcaaatcgctCTCAAGCAAAAGCagtttaacttctcacaaacgtattcatacag gagaaaagccatatccctgtgatatctgtggtctaTCATTTTCTGTAAGTAGTGCTTTAATtagtcacaagcgtattcatacaggagagaagccatatccctgtgat atctgtggtaaatcattctctcaaagtagtgctTTAActtctcataaacgtattcatacaggagagaagccatatcagtgtaacatctgtggtaaatcattctcttggcGTGGTGTTTTTACTAATCATAAACATTCCCATACAGGAGaaacaccatattcttgtgatatctgtggtaaatcattctctcaaaaacatAATTTGACTTtacaccaacgtattcatacaggcgaaaagccatttcactgtgaaatctgtggtaaatcgttctctcgaAAAATTGAGTTGATTtcacaccaacgtattcatacaggggagaagccatatcagtgcaaCATCTGTAACAAATCTTTCTGTCACTTGTGTAGCCTAAGTattcacaagcgtgttcatacaggagagaagccatatcaatgtaacatctgtagtaaatcattctctaaccaAAGTGATTTAAAATCTCACAAACGTtcccatacaggggagaagccatatcagtgcaaCATCTGTAACAAATCTTTCTGTCACTTGAGTACTCTAAGTactcacaagcgtgttcatacaggagagaagccatatcaatgtAACATCTGTAGTATATCATTCTCTCGGAGTAATAGCCTAAttactcataaacgtattcatacaggggagaagccatttcaatgtctcatctgtggtaaatcattctctgcccGAAGTACTTTCATTtctcacaagcgtgttcatacaggagagaagccatatcagtgtaacatctgtagtaaatcattctctaaccaAAGTGATTTAAAATCTCACAAACGTtcccatacaggggagaagccatatcagtgcaaCATCTGTAACAAATCTTTCTGTCACTTGAGTACTCTAAGTactcacaagcgtgttcatacaggagagaagccatatcaatgtAACATCTGTAGTATATCATTCTCTCAGAGTAATAGCCTAAttactcataaacgtattcatacaggggagaagccatttcaatgtctcatctgtggtaaatcattctctgcccGAAGTACTTTCATTtctcacaagcgtgttcatacaggagagaagccatatcagtgtaacatctgtagtaaatcattctctaaccaAAGTGATTTAAAATCTCACAAACGttcccatacaggagagaagccatatccgtgtcatgtctgtggtaaatcattctcttcagCCAGAAACTTGACTACACACGCACTTGTTCATACAGGGAAAAAGtga